The Afipia massiliensis genome has a segment encoding these proteins:
- the ftsL gene encoding cell division protein FtsL has protein sequence MRFVHLFVICALVFAAAYVYRIKMESTVRTERVLKLRADIRQQRDSIASLKAEWAKLESPKRLQELASRHLSLRPIEAIQFDSLKNLPPRPPSFVKPGDPDPIGTIIESVDLEALAAAASQDETLTGSIPQPEGAQ, from the coding sequence ATGCGCTTCGTCCACCTCTTCGTCATCTGCGCGCTGGTCTTCGCCGCGGCCTATGTCTACCGGATCAAAATGGAATCGACCGTGCGGACCGAGCGCGTTCTGAAACTGCGCGCGGACATCCGCCAGCAGCGCGATTCGATTGCGAGTCTAAAAGCGGAATGGGCCAAGCTGGAATCGCCGAAGCGATTGCAGGAACTGGCCTCGCGCCACCTTTCGCTGCGCCCGATCGAAGCGATCCAATTCGATTCGCTGAAGAATCTGCCGCCGCGTCCGCCGAGCTTCGTCAAGCCGGGCGATCCCGACCCGATCGGCACAATCATCGAAAGCGTCGATCTGGAGGCGCTTGCCGCCGCCGCGTCGCAGGACGAAACGCTCACCGGTTCGATTCCCCAGCCGGAGGGCGCGCAATGA
- a CDS encoding peptidoglycan D,D-transpeptidase FtsI family protein: MTDQAPKRPAEPWRQRLIRTLLYGRNVDRSAKARARVGLAIIAFSLVYAVIAGRLVMFAVGGDGHGTRRTASQDAIATARPDILDRNGMILATDVKTPSLFGEPRRIIDKDEAIELLTATLPDVDAGEVRDRLSSRKGFVWLKREITAQQQKDIYRLGIPGIGFLRENKRVYPSGPIVSHLIGHVNIDNQGIAGIEKWLDSNGLADLHRAGFATDRQQEPVQLAVDLRVEHALRDELLKAKDKYSAKAAAGLVSNVNTGEIIAMVSVPDYDPNNPREANDPTRINRLTTGVFEMGSTFKSLTLAMALDSGRATINTLYDARAPLVYGKFRINDTHNLGRSVPMWEVFTESSNVASARIALSMGVEAHKAFLRKLGQLSRLRTELPESAEPLVPKRWSELNTITIAFGHGMAVAPLQAVMGINALINGGYLIPPTFLKRSREDAMQVAKQVVKPETSNSMRYLMRLNAEKGTARKADVKGYYVGGKTGTSEKVVNGRYSKKQVLNSFTAIMPADNPQYQLLIMLDEPKGLPETHGFITSGWNAVPTGGKVIERIAPLLGMTPRFDLPPSERLILAASKESR, encoded by the coding sequence ATGACAGATCAGGCGCCCAAGCGACCTGCAGAACCCTGGCGCCAGCGGCTGATCCGCACGCTGCTCTATGGGCGCAATGTCGATCGCTCGGCCAAGGCACGCGCGCGCGTGGGCCTTGCGATTATCGCGTTCTCATTGGTCTACGCCGTGATCGCTGGCCGCCTCGTGATGTTCGCTGTCGGCGGCGACGGCCACGGCACGCGGCGCACGGCATCGCAGGACGCCATCGCCACCGCCCGGCCTGACATTCTGGACCGCAATGGAATGATCCTGGCCACCGACGTCAAGACGCCGTCGCTGTTCGGCGAGCCGCGCCGCATCATCGACAAGGACGAGGCGATCGAGCTGCTGACCGCGACGCTGCCGGATGTCGATGCGGGCGAGGTGCGCGACCGATTGTCGTCGCGCAAGGGCTTTGTCTGGCTGAAGCGCGAAATCACGGCGCAGCAGCAGAAGGACATTTACCGTCTCGGCATTCCCGGCATCGGTTTCCTGCGTGAGAACAAGCGCGTCTATCCGAGCGGCCCCATCGTGTCGCATCTGATCGGCCACGTGAACATCGACAACCAGGGCATCGCGGGCATCGAAAAGTGGCTCGATTCGAACGGACTTGCCGATCTGCATCGCGCCGGATTCGCGACCGACCGGCAGCAGGAGCCGGTTCAGCTCGCAGTCGATCTGCGCGTCGAACATGCGCTGCGCGATGAACTGCTGAAGGCCAAGGACAAATACTCGGCGAAGGCGGCCGCGGGTCTGGTCTCGAACGTGAATACCGGCGAGATCATCGCCATGGTCTCGGTGCCTGATTACGATCCGAACAACCCGCGCGAGGCTAACGACCCGACCCGCATCAACCGCCTGACCACCGGCGTGTTTGAAATGGGATCGACGTTCAAATCGCTGACGCTCGCCATGGCGCTCGATTCCGGCCGCGCCACCATCAACACACTCTACGATGCGCGCGCACCGCTAGTGTACGGCAAGTTCAGGATCAACGACACCCACAATCTCGGACGTTCGGTTCCGATGTGGGAGGTGTTCACCGAATCCTCCAACGTCGCCTCCGCACGCATCGCGCTGTCGATGGGCGTCGAAGCGCATAAGGCGTTTCTGCGCAAACTTGGTCAGCTCTCGCGGCTGCGTACCGAATTGCCGGAGAGCGCCGAGCCTCTGGTGCCGAAGCGCTGGAGCGAACTGAACACCATTACCATTGCGTTCGGTCACGGTATGGCGGTCGCGCCGCTGCAGGCGGTGATGGGCATCAATGCGCTGATCAATGGCGGTTATCTCATTCCGCCGACATTCCTGAAGCGGTCGCGCGAGGATGCGATGCAGGTCGCCAAGCAGGTGGTCAAGCCTGAGACCAGTAACAGCATGCGCTACCTGATGCGGCTGAACGCGGAAAAAGGCACGGCGCGCAAGGCCGACGTCAAGGGTTACTATGTCGGCGGCAAGACCGGCACCTCGGAAAAGGTCGTCAACGGCCGGTATTCCAAGAAGCAGGTGCTGAATTCCTTCACCGCGATCATGCCTGCCGACAATCCGCAGTATCAGCTCCTGATCATGCTGGATGAGCCGAAGGGGCTACCGGAAACCCACGGCTTTATTACTTCGGGCTGGAACGCCGTGCCGACCGGCGGCAAGGTGATCGAGCGGATCGCCCCGCTGCTGGGGATGACGCCGCGGTTCGATTTGCCGCCGTCCGAGCGCCTTATTCTTGCGGCATCGAAGGAAAGCCGGTAA
- a CDS encoding UDP-N-acetylmuramoyl-L-alanyl-D-glutamate--2,6-diaminopimelate ligase: MKLRDLFSGDAVIGAQHADVAVAGLAVDSRVVKPGDVFFALAGVKTDGARFIDQAIASGTAAVVSDRIPENDNRVPFVAVPNPRRALALAAARFYARQPATIAAVTGTSGKTSVAVFTRQIWQRLGYAAASIGTIGLVSPKRTIYGSLTTPDPIALHRSLDEIAGEGVTHLAFEASSHGLDQHRLDGVRVSAGGFTNLSRDHMDYHPTVEHYLAAKLRLFTDLIVDGGAAVIAADHEHSQAVIAAARIRKLRIVTVGRNGEGIKLVDAAVDGFAQKLTLEHDGKRHQVRLPLVGEFQIENALVAAGLVIATGGDADRAFAALEHLAGAPGRLELVGERNGAPVFVDYAHKPDALAKALEALRPYTKRKLVVVFGAGGDRDAGKRPLMGAIAAENADTVIVTDDNPRSENPASIRAAIMAAAKGARDIADRAEAIRAAIAGLQTGDALLIAGKGHETGQIVGDKVLPFSDHEAAMAALAEHAA, translated from the coding sequence ATGAAACTACGCGACCTTTTCAGCGGGGACGCCGTGATCGGCGCGCAACATGCCGATGTTGCGGTCGCTGGCCTCGCCGTGGACAGCCGTGTGGTGAAGCCGGGCGACGTGTTTTTCGCGCTGGCCGGGGTCAAGACCGACGGCGCGCGCTTCATCGATCAGGCGATTGCCTCCGGCACTGCTGCGGTTGTCAGCGATCGCATTCCCGAGAATGACAACCGCGTTCCGTTCGTTGCGGTGCCGAATCCGCGCCGCGCGCTGGCGCTTGCCGCCGCGCGGTTCTATGCACGTCAGCCCGCCACCATTGCCGCCGTTACCGGCACCAGCGGCAAGACCTCGGTGGCGGTGTTCACCCGGCAGATCTGGCAGCGCCTTGGTTATGCCGCCGCGAGCATCGGCACCATCGGGCTGGTTTCGCCGAAACGCACGATCTATGGCTCACTGACCACGCCCGATCCGATTGCACTGCATCGTTCGCTCGACGAAATCGCGGGCGAGGGCGTGACACATCTGGCGTTCGAAGCGTCGTCGCATGGCCTCGACCAGCATCGGCTCGACGGCGTGCGCGTCAGCGCCGGCGGGTTCACCAATCTGTCGCGCGACCACATGGATTACCATCCGACGGTCGAACACTATCTCGCGGCCAAGCTGCGGCTGTTCACTGATCTGATCGTTGATGGCGGCGCTGCGGTGATCGCTGCCGATCATGAACACTCGCAGGCGGTGATCGCTGCCGCGCGCATTCGCAAGCTGCGGATTGTGACGGTCGGTCGCAACGGCGAAGGCATCAAGCTCGTTGATGCGGCGGTGGACGGCTTCGCGCAGAAGCTGACACTTGAGCATGACGGCAAGCGCCATCAGGTGCGGCTGCCGCTGGTCGGCGAATTCCAGATCGAGAACGCGCTGGTCGCGGCGGGACTCGTGATTGCGACAGGCGGGGATGCGGATCGCGCCTTCGCGGCGCTGGAACATCTCGCAGGCGCGCCGGGCCGGCTCGAGCTGGTCGGTGAGCGCAATGGCGCGCCGGTGTTTGTGGACTACGCACACAAGCCGGATGCGCTGGCGAAGGCGCTGGAAGCCTTGCGGCCCTACACCAAGCGCAAGCTCGTCGTGGTGTTCGGCGCGGGTGGTGATCGCGACGCCGGAAAGCGGCCCCTGATGGGCGCGATCGCTGCGGAGAACGCGGACACGGTGATTGTCACCGACGACAATCCCCGTTCTGAAAATCCCGCCTCCATCCGCGCCGCCATCATGGCGGCTGCGAAGGGGGCCAGGGACATCGCGGATCGTGCCGAGGCGATCCGTGCTGCCATTGCGGGCCTGCAGACGGGCGATGCGTTGCTGATCGCGGGCAAGGGTCACGAAACCGGACAGATTGTGGGAGATAAAGTGTTGCCGTTCAGCGATCACGAAGCCGCTATGGCGGCATTGGCGGAGCATGCGGCATGA
- a CDS encoding UDP-N-acetylmuramoylalanyl-D-glutamyl-2,6-diaminopimelate--D-alanyl-D-alanine ligase yields the protein MSTALWTSAAMAEAMRAARRGALPNDVTGISIDSRTLTLGEAYFAIKGDVHDGHDFVEAALNNGAALAVVAKTHADKFAADARLLVVDDVLAGLVDLGRASRARLGGKVIAVTGSVGKTSTKEALRAVLGGQGETHASVASFNNHWGVPLTLARCPASAKFAIFEIGMNHAGEIEPLVKMVRPHVAIITTVEPVHLEFFSGIEAIADAKAEIFAGIEPGGAVVLNRDNAQFARLSKSAKAQKIERIVSFGSDEKADARLIDVSLHAACSAVRASILDQDITYKIGMPGRHMVMNSLAVLAAASLAGADLALSALALAQLKPATGRGVRQQLVLSEGTATLIDDSYNANPASMAAAITVLGQATVGPRGRRIAVLGDMLELGATGPDLHRGLAEAIKANGIDAVFCCGPLMHNLWEALPSTKKGGYADNSAALEPQVISAIGAGDAIMVKGSLGSRMKLIVTALQKRFPEKATLDGVAL from the coding sequence ATGAGCACGGCATTATGGACGAGTGCTGCGATGGCAGAAGCGATGCGTGCCGCAAGGCGCGGCGCGCTGCCGAATGATGTCACGGGCATTTCCATCGACAGCCGCACCCTGACGCTGGGCGAGGCCTATTTCGCGATCAAGGGCGACGTTCACGACGGCCACGATTTCGTTGAGGCTGCGCTGAACAATGGTGCCGCGCTCGCCGTTGTCGCGAAGACCCACGCGGACAAATTCGCAGCCGACGCGCGGCTGCTGGTGGTCGATGATGTGCTCGCAGGTCTTGTCGATCTCGGGCGAGCGTCGCGGGCGCGTCTCGGCGGGAAGGTGATCGCTGTGACGGGTTCGGTCGGCAAGACTTCGACCAAGGAAGCGCTGCGCGCGGTGCTCGGCGGCCAGGGCGAGACCCATGCGTCGGTCGCCTCGTTCAACAATCACTGGGGCGTGCCGCTGACGCTGGCGCGTTGCCCGGCGTCAGCAAAGTTTGCGATCTTCGAGATCGGCATGAACCATGCGGGCGAGATTGAGCCGCTGGTGAAAATGGTGCGGCCGCATGTGGCGATCATCACAACGGTCGAGCCCGTACATCTGGAATTCTTCTCCGGCATCGAGGCGATTGCCGACGCCAAGGCGGAGATCTTTGCCGGCATCGAGCCCGGCGGCGCGGTGGTGCTCAACCGCGACAACGCGCAGTTCGCTCGCCTGAGCAAGAGCGCCAAGGCACAGAAGATCGAACGCATTGTTTCGTTCGGCAGTGACGAGAAAGCCGATGCACGGCTGATCGATGTGTCGCTGCATGCTGCATGTTCTGCGGTGCGTGCGAGCATTCTCGATCAGGACATCACCTACAAGATCGGGATGCCCGGACGCCACATGGTGATGAACTCGCTCGCGGTACTGGCGGCGGCTTCGCTCGCTGGGGCTGATCTCGCACTGTCGGCGCTGGCGCTGGCACAGCTTAAGCCCGCGACAGGGCGCGGCGTGCGGCAGCAACTGGTTTTGAGCGAAGGAACAGCAACGCTGATTGACGACAGCTACAACGCCAATCCGGCGTCAATGGCGGCAGCGATCACGGTGCTCGGTCAGGCGACCGTCGGTCCGCGCGGGCGGCGCATTGCGGTGCTTGGCGATATGCTGGAACTCGGCGCAACCGGCCCCGATCTGCATCGCGGCCTTGCCGAAGCTATTAAAGCGAACGGGATCGACGCGGTTTTTTGCTGTGGTCCATTGATGCACAACTTGTGGGAAGCCCTTCCTTCCACGAAGAAGGGCGGCTATGCCGATAACTCGGCTGCACTTGAGCCGCAGGTGATTTCTGCTATCGGCGCTGGCGACGCCATTATGGTCAAGGGTTCGCTTGGTTCGCGTATGAAATTGATTGTGACGGCACTGCAAAAGCGCTTTCCGGAAAAAGCCACGCTCGACGGCGTCGCACTATAA
- the mraY gene encoding phospho-N-acetylmuramoyl-pentapeptide-transferase — MFYWLTEFAGTIPGINVFRYITFRTGGAMVTSALFVFLFGPWIIDHLRLAQGKGQPIRADGPPTHLVTKKGTPTMGGLMILSGLIVATLLWANLRNAYVWIVLLVTLGFGFVGFYDDYLKVSKQTDKGFSGRSRLAVEALIALIACACIVWFGRSGSVTAVSIPFVKDFMLNIGWFYVMFGMFIIVGAGNAVNLTDGLDGLAIVPVMIAAASFGMIAYLVGNAVFSEYLQIRYVPGTGELAVLCGAVLGAGLGFLWFNAPPASIFMGDTGSLALGGMLGAIAVATKHEIVLAVIGGLFVVEALSVIVQVASFKLTGKRFFRMAPIHHHYEQKGWTEPQIVIRFWIVSVMLALAGLSTLKLR; from the coding sequence ATGTTTTATTGGCTGACTGAATTCGCCGGCACGATCCCCGGCATCAATGTGTTCCGCTACATCACGTTTCGCACCGGCGGCGCGATGGTCACCAGCGCGTTGTTCGTCTTCCTGTTCGGGCCGTGGATCATCGATCATCTTCGCCTGGCGCAGGGCAAGGGTCAGCCGATCCGCGCCGACGGTCCGCCGACGCATCTGGTGACCAAGAAGGGCACGCCCACCATGGGCGGCCTGATGATCCTGTCGGGCCTGATCGTCGCGACGCTGCTGTGGGCCAACCTGCGCAATGCTTATGTCTGGATCGTGCTGCTGGTCACACTCGGCTTCGGCTTCGTCGGCTTCTATGACGACTACCTGAAAGTTTCCAAGCAGACCGACAAGGGATTCTCCGGACGCTCGCGCCTCGCGGTGGAAGCGCTGATCGCGTTGATCGCCTGCGCCTGCATCGTCTGGTTCGGCCGCAGCGGGTCGGTCACGGCGGTGTCGATCCCGTTCGTCAAGGATTTCATGCTCAACATCGGCTGGTTCTACGTGATGTTCGGCATGTTCATCATCGTCGGCGCCGGCAACGCGGTGAACCTCACCGACGGCCTCGACGGCCTCGCCATCGTGCCGGTGATGATCGCCGCGGCGAGCTTCGGCATGATTGCCTATCTTGTCGGCAACGCCGTATTCTCGGAATATCTGCAGATCCGCTACGTCCCCGGCACCGGCGAACTCGCGGTGCTGTGCGGCGCGGTGCTTGGCGCGGGTTTGGGTTTCCTCTGGTTCAATGCGCCGCCGGCGTCGATCTTCATGGGCGACACCGGATCGCTCGCGCTCGGCGGCATGCTCGGTGCAATCGCAGTCGCCACCAAGCACGAGATCGTACTGGCGGTGATCGGTGGCCTGTTCGTGGTCGAGGCGCTGTCCGTCATTGTGCAGGTGGCGTCGTTCAAGCTCACCGGCAAGCGGTTCTTCCGCATGGCGCCGATCCATCATCACTACGAACAGAAGGGCTGGACCGAACCGCAGATCGTGATCCGGTTCTGGATCGTTTCGGTGATGCTGGCGCTGGCTGGTCTTTCCACGCTGAAGCTGCGGTGA
- the murD gene encoding UDP-N-acetylmuramoyl-L-alanine--D-glutamate ligase, translating into MTPVTSFAGKTVAVFGLGGSGLASCHALKAGGAEVIASDDTPAKLAEAAKAGFITADLRTVSWANFAALILTPGVPLTHPQPHWTVLAAKDAGVEVIGDIELFCRERKRHAPDAPFVAITGTNGKSTTTALVAHLMREAGYDTQMGGNIGTAILSLEPPAKGRVHVIEMSSYQIDLTPSLDPSVGILLNLTEDHIDRHGTIEHYAAVKERLVAGVQQNGTAIIGVDDHWCAAIADRVAQAGKNVVRISVKHPVADGICLEGDTIVRVDGGARSRIASVAEIGSLRGLHNAQNAACASAAVLALGVGADVLQQGLRTFPGLAHRMEQIGRHGRVLFINDSKGTNADAAARALSSFKDIFWIAGGKPKTGGIESLREFFPRIRKAYLIGEAAEEFAKTLGDVPHEISKTLEDAVPHATRDAEASGLSEPVVLLSPACASFDQFPNFEKRGDRFRDVATALPGGLTPA; encoded by the coding sequence GTGACGCCTGTTACTTCCTTCGCGGGCAAGACGGTTGCGGTGTTCGGCCTTGGCGGATCGGGGCTGGCAAGCTGTCATGCGCTCAAAGCCGGCGGCGCGGAAGTCATCGCCAGCGACGATACACCGGCAAAGCTCGCGGAAGCGGCGAAGGCGGGTTTCATCACCGCCGATCTGCGCACGGTTTCCTGGGCAAATTTCGCGGCGCTGATCCTGACGCCCGGCGTGCCGCTGACCCATCCGCAGCCGCATTGGACCGTGCTGGCCGCGAAGGACGCAGGCGTCGAGGTGATCGGCGATATCGAACTGTTCTGCCGCGAGCGCAAACGTCATGCGCCGGATGCACCGTTCGTCGCCATCACCGGCACCAACGGCAAGTCGACCACCACTGCGTTGGTGGCGCATCTGATGCGCGAGGCCGGCTACGACACGCAGATGGGCGGCAACATCGGCACCGCTATCCTCTCGCTGGAGCCGCCGGCGAAAGGCCGCGTCCATGTGATCGAGATGTCGTCGTATCAGATCGATCTCACGCCCTCGCTCGATCCGTCCGTCGGCATCCTGCTCAACCTCACCGAAGACCACATCGACCGTCACGGCACCATCGAACACTATGCGGCGGTGAAGGAACGTCTGGTCGCGGGCGTGCAGCAGAATGGCACCGCCATTATTGGCGTCGACGATCACTGGTGCGCGGCGATTGCCGACCGTGTGGCGCAGGCGGGCAAGAACGTCGTTCGCATTTCGGTCAAGCATCCGGTGGCCGACGGCATCTGTCTCGAAGGCGACACCATCGTCCGCGTCGATGGCGGCGCGCGGTCGCGGATCGCCAGCGTCGCGGAGATCGGTTCGCTGCGCGGCCTGCACAATGCGCAGAACGCGGCGTGTGCGTCGGCTGCGGTGCTGGCGCTCGGCGTAGGCGCGGACGTGCTGCAGCAGGGACTGCGCACTTTTCCCGGACTGGCTCACCGCATGGAACAGATCGGCCGCCATGGCCGCGTGCTGTTCATCAACGACTCGAAGGGCACCAACGCCGACGCCGCGGCCCGCGCGTTGTCCTCGTTCAAGGATATTTTCTGGATCGCGGGCGGCAAGCCCAAGACCGGCGGCATCGAATCCCTGCGCGAATTCTTCCCGCGCATCCGCAAAGCCTATCTGATCGGCGAGGCTGCGGAAGAGTTCGCGAAAACGCTCGGCGACGTGCCGCATGAGATCAGCAAGACTCTGGAAGACGCCGTGCCGCACGCCACGCGCGACGCCGAAGCGTCCGGCTTGAGCGAGCCGGTGGTGTTGCTGTCGCCGGCCTGCGCGTCGTTCGACCAGTTTCCGAATTTCGAGAAGCGCGGCGACCGCTTTCGCGACGTCGCCACCGCGCTGCCCGGCGGCCTGACGCCCGCTTAG
- the ftsW gene encoding putative lipid II flippase FtsW — translation MISREQRTPLSEWWWTVDRLLLAAFITLMLGGVILSLAASPPVAARIGLDPFHFFNRHVFFLLPSLVVMLGVSFLSPRQVRRSALIVFTISIVLVMATLLFGPEVKGAKRWITILGLNIQASESLKPAFVVLVAWLFAESAKRPEMPATSMALGLLLMTVTLLVLEPDFGQTMLLLMVWGALFFIAGMRMIWVFGLMGAGAVGLFGAYLTVPHVAGRIRRFMDPSSGDTFQVDTAMEAFTHGGWFGQGPGEGTVKRILPDSHTDFVFAVAAEEFGIILCLALLALFAFIVIRALSRAYASEDLFARFAAAGLAIMFGIQAAINMAVNLHLMPAKGMTLPFISYGGSSMISLAYGVGMLLALTRQRPRVEMESISAANAAHSFA, via the coding sequence ATGATCTCCCGTGAGCAACGCACGCCTTTGAGCGAATGGTGGTGGACCGTGGATCGGCTGCTGCTGGCTGCGTTCATCACATTGATGCTGGGCGGCGTGATCCTGTCGCTGGCTGCGAGTCCGCCGGTGGCGGCGCGCATCGGCCTCGATCCGTTTCACTTCTTCAACCGGCATGTTTTCTTTCTGTTGCCGTCGCTGGTCGTGATGCTGGGCGTTTCGTTCCTGTCGCCGCGGCAAGTCCGCCGCAGTGCGCTGATCGTGTTTACGATCAGCATCGTGCTGGTGATGGCGACGCTGCTGTTCGGACCCGAAGTGAAGGGCGCGAAGCGCTGGATCACCATTCTCGGCCTTAACATTCAGGCCTCCGAATCCCTCAAGCCCGCGTTCGTGGTGCTGGTGGCATGGCTGTTCGCGGAATCCGCCAAGCGGCCCGAAATGCCTGCGACGTCGATGGCGCTCGGACTTCTGCTGATGACCGTTACGCTGCTGGTGCTGGAGCCCGACTTCGGCCAGACCATGCTGCTGCTGATGGTATGGGGCGCGCTGTTCTTCATCGCCGGGATGCGGATGATCTGGGTGTTCGGCCTGATGGGCGCGGGCGCGGTCGGATTGTTCGGCGCTTACCTGACGGTGCCCCATGTCGCGGGTCGCATCAGGCGCTTCATGGACCCATCATCAGGTGACACCTTCCAGGTCGATACTGCGATGGAAGCCTTCACGCATGGCGGCTGGTTCGGGCAGGGGCCGGGCGAGGGCACCGTGAAGCGCATTTTGCCCGACAGCCATACTGACTTCGTGTTCGCGGTGGCGGCCGAGGAATTCGGAATCATCCTGTGTCTCGCGCTGCTCGCGCTGTTCGCCTTCATCGTCATCCGCGCGTTGTCGCGCGCCTATGCCAGCGAGGATCTGTTCGCGCGCTTCGCGGCTGCAGGTCTTGCGATCATGTTCGGCATCCAGGCTGCGATCAACATGGCGGTGAACCTGCATCTGATGCCGGCGAAGGGCATGACGCTGCCGTTCATTTCGTATGGCGGATCGTCGATGATCTCGCTGGCTTACGGCGTCGGCATGCTGCTGGCCTTGACGCGGCAGCGGCCGCGCGTCGAAATGGAATCCATCAGCGCTGCCAACGCCGCGCACAGCTTCGCGTGA
- a CDS encoding UDP-N-acetylglucosamine--N-acetylmuramyl-(pentapeptide) pyrophosphoryl-undecaprenol N-acetylglucosamine transferase, with the protein MSDRPLIMLAAGGTGGHLFPAEALGVALMKRGVHVRLMTDSRALRYGGMFTRDMMDVVPSETVRGRTPWALARTGTLLAAGGAMSLALLLRRKPKAMVGFGGYPTLPPLIAAKLLGIPTVIHDSNAVLGRANRLLSTRVSAIATSLPGVLDRDPALAGKTTVTGTPMRPAILAAAAVPYVAPDAEGPLRLLVVGGSQGARVMADIVPAAIERLEPALWRRISLVQQVRDEDKARVRAVYDRLKIEAELAPFFADLPVRFAATHLVISRSGAGTVAELGAIGRPSILVPLPGAIDQDQHANAGVLEKAGGAIRIPQTEFTPDRLAAEISALAADPARLVAMATGARTVGKLDAAERLADLMVRVAGV; encoded by the coding sequence ATGTCTGACAGGCCTCTCATCATGCTGGCGGCTGGCGGAACAGGCGGTCACCTGTTTCCCGCCGAGGCGCTGGGCGTCGCGCTGATGAAGCGCGGCGTGCACGTGCGCCTGATGACCGACTCCCGCGCGTTGCGTTATGGCGGGATGTTCACGCGCGACATGATGGATGTGGTGCCGAGCGAAACCGTGCGCGGGCGCACGCCGTGGGCGCTGGCGCGGACCGGCACGCTGCTCGCCGCCGGTGGCGCAATGTCGCTCGCATTGCTGTTGCGGCGGAAGCCGAAGGCCATGGTCGGTTTCGGCGGCTATCCGACGCTGCCGCCCTTGATCGCGGCGAAGCTGCTCGGAATTCCGACAGTCATTCACGATTCCAATGCCGTGCTCGGCCGCGCCAACCGTTTGCTGTCGACGCGAGTCAGCGCGATTGCGACGTCGCTGCCGGGTGTGCTGGATCGCGATCCGGCGCTTGCGGGCAAGACGACCGTCACCGGCACACCGATGCGGCCTGCGATTCTCGCCGCTGCGGCCGTGCCGTATGTTGCACCGGATGCCGAGGGTCCGTTGCGGTTGCTGGTGGTCGGCGGCAGTCAGGGCGCCCGTGTGATGGCCGACATCGTGCCAGCGGCGATCGAGCGGCTGGAGCCGGCGCTGTGGCGCAGGATCAGTCTGGTTCAGCAGGTGCGTGACGAGGACAAGGCGCGTGTGCGCGCGGTGTATGACCGGCTCAAGATCGAGGCCGAGCTGGCGCCTTTCTTCGCCGATCTCCCGGTGCGGTTCGCAGCCACGCATCTGGTGATATCGCGTTCGGGGGCGGGGACCGTGGCCGAGCTCGGAGCGATCGGACGTCCCTCGATTCTGGTGCCGCTGCCCGGCGCGATCGATCAGGACCAGCACGCCAACGCGGGCGTGCTGGAGAAAGCCGGTGGCGCGATCCGCATTCCCCAGACCGAGTTCACGCCTGATCGCCTTGCAGCGGAAATTTCCGCGCTTGCCGCCGATCCCGCGCGGCTGGTCGCCATGGCCACCGGCGCGCGCACGGTCGGCAAGCTCGATGCCGCGGAGCGTCTCGCCGATCTGATGGTCAGGGTCGCCGGGGTCTAG